The genomic interval TTAGAGCAAATTCATAACGTCGCCTAACTTCGACTTCTCGCTCCGTTCGTCACTCACGGTTCCCGCTCGGACTCACTCCGGGCTAAAGCCACATTGCTTTGTCACTTCGGTTCGCGAGACGCGCCTAAGGGCGCTCGAACCTCGTTCCAACCGCGTCGCGCACAAGCGCTTGCGGCCGCAACGTCGAGAAGTCTCTTTCGTTATGCGACATGCACTTAGGTCAAATTTTTATACAGATTTAGATCGACTTTTTTATTTATAAAATTAAAGGATAGATTTTAGTTTGAACTCAAAGCTAAAATTGGTCGCTTTTTGCCTTCATATGACGAATAATGATTTAATATGAAATCAGATTTTACAGATATATTCTCGAAGCTTTATTTTAATCGCGAAAAAGTATTCAATAATATAAATATTGAATCAATTATAGTTTACAACTTTATAAAGGATGCATTTAAAAATTCAAATATATCTGAAAATCATGTGTTTAGATTTATGTTTAGTTCCTTTTATGGGTTGAATGCTGCGAAAATATCACAAGATTTTAAGGAAAATTATTTTAGAACCATGGAAAAGTATCGTGATTATCAACAAGTTCCATGTCTTGAAGATATAATTGAATCTTTTGATAAATCTGAAAGTTTTCAATTTTCATTTATAACGAAATTGATGCACACATTAGATAATAATAAGCCTATTTATGATAGTCGAGTTGCAAAAGTATTTTCCTTTAAACCACCTTATCAAGAGAGAGATTGGAATAAAAAGGCTCATATTTACAATAAATTTTATAATGACTTAAATGATTTTTATTCATTCTTTTTTGATAGAGACACTTCCTATGGACTATTGAATGAATTTGATGATAAATATGAAAAATTTGGTAAAATATCCAATGCAAAGAAACTGGATTTTTTACTTTGGACTGCAGGAAAAATAGTAAACACAGTGCACGTCGCATAACTACGGCTTCTCACTGCGTTCGCGACTCACGGTTCCCGCTCGCGCTCACTCCGGCCTTCGGCACATTGCTTTGTCACTTCGGTTCGCGAGTCGGCGCTAAGGCGCCTCGAACCTCGTGCCAACCGCGTCGCGCACAAGCGCTTGCGGACGCAACGTCGAGAAGCCTCTTTCGTTATGCGCCATAGAAACTTGTATAATCGCACTTATTTCAATCAAATACAAAACAGATATCTACCAAGAGGTTAATTATGACTTACGAATCAAAATGTATAAGAGATATTGTAATTGAGAATATAAATCGGGACCTGTATTTGCCAGCGATTCAACGAGAATATGTTTGGGATATTGCAATGATAGAAAGGCTCTTTGACTCAATAATGAGCGATTATCCAATTAGCTCTTTCCTTTTTTGGAAGATAAAGGAAGAAAATAAAAAGGATTGGATTACATACAGATTTATCACTGACTTTGACTTTGAGAATCCACATAATCAAGAAGCTGACTTGTCCGGAATTAATAAGGATATTTTTCTTGTTTTAGATGGTCAGCAGAGATTAACATCATTATTCATTGGGTTAAAAGGTTCATATACATACTTCTATTATAGAAAGCGAAAAGAATTTTTATATCTGAATATTCTTAAGGAACCTAAAAGAGATGAGGAAAACCCCGATGAACTAACTTACCAATTTCAATTTCGCGAAAATGAAGCTGGAGATAATAATGAGCTCTGGTATCCTGTAGGTAGAATACTGGATTTTCTTGATGCGGAAGATGCAAAAAATGATATAGATAGTTTATTAATGACCTTTGGTGATAGCAAGAAAACCAATGCTAAAAAATTGATAGGCCAACTCCACTCGAGAATTCATACATATAAGCTCATAAACTTTTATGAGGAAAAATCTCAAGATTATGACAAGGTTGTTGAAGTCTTTATTAGAGCTAATACTGGCGGAAAAAAATTAGATTACTCCGATATACTTCTTTCGACGGCTACAGCTAAATGGAGTGAGCTTAACGCTCGCGATGAATTGTATAATTTCACAGATGATATTAACTCGATCGGGGATGGATATAATTTTGATAAAGATTTTGTATTAAAGGGATCATTATTTCTCACAGAAGAATTATTGATTCAGTATAAAGTGAAAAACTTTACCAAGGCGAACTTGGAAAAGATTGAAAAGAATTGGGAAAATATTAAAAGTACAATTAATCAGACTATCCATCTTGTTTCGAAATTTGGCTTTTCTAGAAATAATCTAACTTCTTCAGGAGTTTTATTGCCTATTGCTCTTTATATCAGCAAAAACAATAAATTAAACTATCATTTATCCACAAATATTTTGGATGTAAAAATGCAAAATATTATTCAGAAATGGCTTATTCTCAGTTTAATCAAAGGAAGCTTTGGAAGCTCTTCTGATTCGATTTTAAGAAAAGTTAGAGAAGTAGTTTTATCTAATCAAAATATCGTAACTTTTCCTTACAAAGCATTAAACAAAGCTCTGGTTCAAGAGCCTTCTTTCTCCGATATCGAACTGGAGAATATTACTCAGATAAACTATAAAACTAAATATTCATATTTAGTTTTATCTCTGCTGTATCCAGACAGAGATTGGAAAGATAATGTTTATCATGAAGATCATATTTTTCCTAAGTCAGAATTTACTAAAACTAAATTGAAAAAAAGGGGATATTCTGAGCTAAAAATTAATAATTACCTTAAAACTTTCAATACCATATTAAATCTTCAGCTATTAACTAATTCTGAGAATCTCTCAAAAAATTCAACATCTTGGGATCAGTGGTCTCTTACAAGAGATGCTTTTTTTAAGGAAAGGCATTCGATCCCAATTATCAATGATTATTCTTTTGATAATTATGAAAATTTTATAGAGCAAAGGAAGAAAATTATTATTAATAAGCTAAGAAATATTTCGATCGAATAAAACGAGATTTTATCTTTATGCAGTTTTTGTATAGCTATAAGTTTCTACGGCGCATAACTTCGGCTTCTCGCTTCGTTCGTCACTCGCGGTTCCCGCTCGGACTCACTTCGGGCTACGCCACATTCGCTTTGCCGTTCGGCTTGTAATCGCTCACTAAGGTTCGCTCAAGCCTCCGTCAATCCCTTCGCGCACAGGCGCTTCGGGAACGCGAACGTCGAGAAGTCTCTTTCGTTAGGCGACATACCGAATTTATTATTAGGAGAGAAAAATGATAAATATAACTTTTTTGGTTAATATAATGGACCGATTGAATGAAGTCATCGGTTTTTTATACAATTTTCAGCTTTTTGAGAAAGCAACACCTGAAATTAGACAAGCAGTAGTAGACAGGGGAGATATTAATCATACCTCAGCTATTATTCGGGAAAGATTACTTCGTAGACCGATTAATGATGAAGACAGAAGTAAACTTCTTTCTTTGTATTTGAATACATTAACGACTGTAGGTAACATAATAAGTTCTAATTTATATGGACCGAAAAATATTAATTCATATATTTTTAATCTATCTCAACTGATACAAAATGCTCCGGATTATGGCTATAGTCAGGATCAAATTGAAACTTTGGAACGAGACCACGACTTGGAAGTAACAACTAAGAAATTGCTAACAGATCTTGACAGAGACTACAATGCGCAAATTCAAGTATTGTTAAATATTGAGAAAACCAATTCTGAATTGTCGTTTTAGACGGATTCTGGATTTCTATGGCGCAAGATAAAACAGGTGAAAATATTCTCTTGATGGCATTAGGGGGATTGATTGGCGTTGCAATGGCCCAACCCAAAAATGAAGAAAAGATTAAACTTCAACAATTTAATAGCTATCAAGAAGAATTTAACCATTATCTTTCGCTTAGAAATCACTTTTTTGAATTTCTAAGTAGCCGAGAGAAATATTTTCAATTTCAGAACTTTCTTAAGGAGGTTCGAAAAAAGAATTTAAAGATTCGAGTAATTAAGAAGAGTCAGATTTTAATTAAAGATAAAATTCTTCAATCACTAATGCGTGAAGCTCAAACAGCATTTTTATATGATATGCCGAGAGCGACAGTTATATTGAGTTCAACGGCACTCGAATACATACTACAAAAGAAATATAACTCTGTTTCGTTTAATGAAGCGATAGAAAAACTTTACAGTGAGAAATTAATTAGAAAACCCCATTATCACTTTTTGCACGGACTACGATCAGAAAGAAATGAACACGTCCACGAGGCACCTGCAGATTATAATATTGACGATGCAGAAATGATTCTAAATTTAACTATTTCACTGTTAGATATTTTGTTATAAAAACGGTACGTCGCCTAACTTCGACTTCTCGCTCCGTTCGTCACTCACGGTTCCCGCTCGGACTCACTTCGGCCTTCGGCACATTTGCTTTTAAACTCAACTTGCGAGACGTTCGCTAAGGCTCACTCAAGTTGAGTTTAAATCCCTTCGCGCACAAGCGCTTCGGGAACGCAAACGTCGAGAAGCCTCTTTCGTTAGCCGCCATTTGCCCGGGAGATGACGGAAAAAGGCGCGGGGACGAAGCGGGGCAAGGGGAAATTCCGGATTTGTTCTTCTCTACTAGACTAATTTGATTCTAATCCAGAAATTAAGAAAGAAGTGTTATTGCTTTTCTGTATTGGTCTTTCCTTCCAGGAAAAACTTTAAAGTTTAAAAGTTACTATTTCTGTAATCAATGTTTCTTGGGCCCCCAGCAGTCCCCGCGATGCAATTTGATATTGATTGGGCAAACAGCGGCTAACTAACGCTTGCCGCTTCGTTCGCCACTCACGGTTCCCGTTCGGGACTCACTTCGGTCTTCGACACATCGCTTCGCGAACTTGGCTAAGTAGTAATAGAAAGGATCTTCAGAAATAGAAGTTCGCGACCCTTTCGCGCAAAGGCGCTCCGGGGACGCAACGTCGGCAAGCTTCTGTCGTTAGGCGAACATTTTTGCCAAGGCTTCTCCGATTACTTTCGCCGCGTCCATGCGGCGATTTAAACCAAGATTTTGTAAGGATTTAGAGATTGACAATACCCTATTAAATAGGGTTAATTGATTTATTGAAGAGAATATTCATTCACCTTCCAGATTTCGATCTATTTTGGAAGAAAGCCGGACTTGAAGATGAAGAGTTAAAAGAACTTCAAGAGTTTCTTTTAGAAAATCCAAAATACGGTCCTGTAATTAAAGGTTCTAACGGAATAAGAAAGATACGATGGAAAAAGAAAGGAATCGGTAAGAGTGGTGGAATTCGAGTCTTTTATTTGGATATTGAAGAATTCTCAGTATTATTTTTAATAACACTTCTTGAAAAGAACGATAAAGAAAATCTTTCAAAGAAAGAACTTACGATCTTAGCGGATTTAGTAACTTCTCTAAAAGAATTAATTCAATCGAAGAGAGAACGACATGAAAAAAGAAAGTAGCAAACTATTTAATAGTCTTTCTAAAGGACTTAATGAAGCAATTGAATACACGAAAGGTAAAAAAGTTCCTGGTGTAAAAGCGCAGATTATTGAGATTCAGAAATTACCAACATTTAAAGGTAAAGAAATTAGAAATATCAGGACCAATTTACATCTTACTCAAAATACTTTCGCTCAAGCATTAGGTGTCTCTGCTAAAACAATTGAAGCTTGGGAATCGGGAAAAAACATTCCGCAAGGTCCAGCTCAGAGAATGTTGTTCATTCTTAAAAACAATTCTAAAGCATTAAATATTTTAGGAATTAAAAACTAAAAACGCCATCCTTGGCGTAATTTGTTAGTGCTTCGGCAAAAACGTCGCCTAACTTCGGCTTCTCACTGCGTTCGCGACTCACGGTTCCCGCTCGCGCTCACTACGGGCTCCGCCACATTGCTTTGTCACTTCGGTTCGCGAG from Leptospira stimsonii carries:
- a CDS encoding GmrSD restriction endonuclease domain-containing protein — encoded protein: MTYESKCIRDIVIENINRDLYLPAIQREYVWDIAMIERLFDSIMSDYPISSFLFWKIKEENKKDWITYRFITDFDFENPHNQEADLSGINKDIFLVLDGQQRLTSLFIGLKGSYTYFYYRKRKEFLYLNILKEPKRDEENPDELTYQFQFRENEAGDNNELWYPVGRILDFLDAEDAKNDIDSLLMTFGDSKKTNAKKLIGQLHSRIHTYKLINFYEEKSQDYDKVVEVFIRANTGGKKLDYSDILLSTATAKWSELNARDELYNFTDDINSIGDGYNFDKDFVLKGSLFLTEELLIQYKVKNFTKANLEKIEKNWENIKSTINQTIHLVSKFGFSRNNLTSSGVLLPIALYISKNNKLNYHLSTNILDVKMQNIIQKWLILSLIKGSFGSSSDSILRKVREVVLSNQNIVTFPYKALNKALVQEPSFSDIELENITQINYKTKYSYLVLSLLYPDRDWKDNVYHEDHIFPKSEFTKTKLKKRGYSELKINNYLKTFNTILNLQLLTNSENLSKNSTSWDQWSLTRDAFFKERHSIPIINDYSFDNYENFIEQRKKIIINKLRNISIE
- a CDS encoding DUF4145 domain-containing protein, giving the protein MAQDKTGENILLMALGGLIGVAMAQPKNEEKIKLQQFNSYQEEFNHYLSLRNHFFEFLSSREKYFQFQNFLKEVRKKNLKIRVIKKSQILIKDKILQSLMREAQTAFLYDMPRATVILSSTALEYILQKKYNSVSFNEAIEKLYSEKLIRKPHYHFLHGLRSERNEHVHEAPADYNIDDAEMILNLTISLLDILL
- a CDS encoding type II toxin-antitoxin system RelE/ParE family toxin produces the protein MKRIFIHLPDFDLFWKKAGLEDEELKELQEFLLENPKYGPVIKGSNGIRKIRWKKKGIGKSGGIRVFYLDIEEFSVLFLITLLEKNDKENLSKKELTILADLVTSLKELIQSKRERHEKRK
- a CDS encoding helix-turn-helix domain-containing protein; this translates as MKKESSKLFNSLSKGLNEAIEYTKGKKVPGVKAQIIEIQKLPTFKGKEIRNIRTNLHLTQNTFAQALGVSAKTIEAWESGKNIPQGPAQRMLFILKNNSKALNILGIKN